Proteins encoded by one window of Lactobacillus sp. ESL0684:
- the rpsA gene encoding 30S ribosomal protein S1 produces MSENSNQFLDALKQMQGVEVGDIVDVEVLDVEDGQIDVGVENAGVEGVVPRREYTSDRNADLRELVKPGDKFKALVLRKAGGDKENGEFFFSVTRLKEREAYDELQKDFEAGNAIEGTVTSSVRGGLLVDVGTRGFLPASLISNRYVSDLKPYIGKTMKLKITEIDPSKNRLILSHKDLIEEEREEAFDNVASQLVVGDVVEGKVSRLTNFGAFVDVGGVDGLVHISEISYKHVDKPSDVLKAGQDVKVKVIGIDDDRHRISLSIKQTEPSPFEQATAELHEGDIFEGEVKSLTNFGAFVEVADGIQGLVHVSEISYKHVDKPSDVLEIGQTVKVKVLNIDPNERRISLSMKAADSKGSDNEGSHSHGSYNRSSVNKKYMNNDDNGFALGDLIGDQLKDRR; encoded by the coding sequence ATGTCAGAAAACAGTAATCAATTTTTAGATGCATTGAAGCAAATGCAAGGAGTTGAGGTCGGAGATATTGTCGATGTCGAAGTATTAGACGTTGAAGATGGTCAGATCGATGTTGGGGTAGAAAACGCCGGTGTTGAAGGTGTCGTTCCTCGTCGTGAATACACTTCAGATCGCAATGCCGATTTACGTGAACTTGTTAAGCCAGGAGATAAATTCAAAGCTTTAGTTTTGAGAAAAGCTGGTGGTGACAAGGAAAATGGTGAATTCTTCTTTTCAGTTACCCGCTTGAAAGAAAGAGAAGCTTACGATGAGTTACAAAAGGACTTTGAAGCAGGAAATGCTATTGAAGGTACTGTAACTTCATCAGTTCGTGGTGGTTTATTAGTTGATGTTGGTACTAGAGGATTTTTACCAGCTTCATTGATTTCTAACCGTTACGTTTCAGATCTTAAGCCATACATTGGTAAAACAATGAAACTTAAGATTACTGAAATCGATCCAAGCAAGAATCGGTTAATTCTTTCTCATAAGGATTTAATTGAAGAAGAACGTGAAGAAGCCTTTGATAATGTTGCATCACAACTAGTTGTTGGTGATGTCGTTGAAGGTAAAGTTTCTCGTTTGACTAACTTCGGTGCATTTGTTGACGTTGGTGGTGTAGATGGTTTAGTCCACATTTCCGAAATTTCATATAAGCATGTTGATAAGCCTAGTGATGTCTTAAAAGCTGGTCAAGATGTTAAAGTTAAAGTTATTGGTATTGATGATGACAGACATCGTATCTCCCTTTCAATTAAGCAAACTGAACCTTCTCCGTTTGAACAAGCAACGGCTGAATTACATGAAGGTGACATTTTCGAGGGTGAAGTTAAGTCACTAACTAACTTTGGTGCCTTTGTCGAAGTTGCCGATGGTATTCAAGGCTTAGTTCATGTTTCTGAAATTTCATATAAGCATGTTGATAAGCCTAGTGATGTTTTAGAAATCGGCCAAACTGTTAAGGTTAAGGTTTTGAACATTGATCCAAACGAACGTCGGATCTCACTTTCAATGAAGGCAGCTGATTCTAAAGGCTCTGATAATGAGGGCTCACATTCACACGGTTCTTACAACAGAAGTTCTGTTAACAAGAAATACATGAATAATGATGATAATGGCTTTGCTTTGGGTGATCTGATTGGTGATCAACTAAAAGATCGTCGTTAA
- the der gene encoding ribosome biogenesis GTPase Der has protein sequence MVLPVVAIVGQPNVGKSTLFNRIINERLAIVEDKPGVTRDRNYAQAEWMGHKFDLIDTGGITWENGRIEDEIRAQAEIAIDEADVIIMITSVANHLTDLDERIAHLLYQTDKPVILAVNKADNPEQRADIYDFYSLGLGDPVPISSSHGTGIGDLLDRVVSELPKDLAKKNDEQISFSIIGRPNVGKSSIVNRLVGEKRVIVNDEEGTTRDAVDTPFVGADGTKYRIVDTAGIRRRGKVYEKTEKYSVMRAMGAIEHSDVVCLVLDASSGIREQDKHVAGYAHDAGRGMVIIVNKWDLPKKNSNSGKDFEQTIRQEFQYLDYASIIFVSAKTGQNLEQIPQVVKQVYHNQNQRIQSSVLNDLLLEASKLVPTPMVKGKRLRVYYMTQVATNPPTFVVFVNDPELMHFSYRRFLINQLRENFDFRGTPIKIIARKRK, from the coding sequence ATGGTTTTACCAGTAGTTGCGATTGTTGGACAACCTAATGTTGGTAAATCAACTCTTTTCAACCGGATTATTAATGAACGCTTAGCTATTGTTGAAGACAAGCCAGGAGTTACCCGTGATCGTAATTATGCGCAAGCAGAATGGATGGGGCACAAGTTTGATTTAATTGATACAGGTGGTATTACTTGGGAAAACGGTCGAATTGAAGATGAGATTCGTGCGCAAGCAGAAATTGCAATCGATGAAGCTGATGTGATTATTATGATAACCAGTGTAGCTAATCATTTAACTGATTTAGATGAACGTATTGCCCATCTGTTATATCAAACTGATAAGCCAGTTATCTTGGCAGTTAACAAGGCTGACAATCCAGAACAACGTGCTGATATCTATGATTTTTACAGTTTAGGTTTAGGAGATCCCGTGCCAATTTCCAGTAGTCATGGGACAGGGATTGGTGATTTACTTGATCGCGTTGTTAGTGAACTTCCTAAAGATTTGGCCAAAAAGAATGACGAGCAGATTTCATTTAGTATTATCGGTCGCCCTAATGTTGGTAAATCTTCGATCGTTAATCGTTTGGTCGGTGAAAAGCGAGTGATTGTTAACGATGAAGAAGGAACAACACGTGATGCTGTCGATACACCTTTTGTCGGTGCAGACGGTACTAAGTATCGCATTGTTGATACTGCAGGAATTAGACGCCGCGGTAAAGTTTATGAAAAGACTGAGAAGTATTCTGTAATGCGCGCAATGGGAGCCATTGAGCACTCAGACGTGGTTTGTCTAGTCTTAGACGCCAGTAGTGGTATTCGCGAGCAAGATAAGCATGTGGCAGGGTATGCTCATGATGCTGGTCGCGGAATGGTAATCATTGTTAATAAATGGGATCTACCTAAGAAAAACAGTAATAGTGGTAAAGACTTTGAACAGACTATTCGTCAAGAGTTTCAATATTTGGATTATGCTTCAATAATCTTTGTTTCTGCTAAAACTGGACAAAATTTAGAGCAGATTCCGCAAGTTGTAAAGCAGGTATATCATAATCAAAATCAACGCATTCAATCTAGTGTTTTAAACGATTTATTGCTAGAAGCTAGTAAGCTAGTCCCAACTCCAATGGTCAAGGGCAAACGGCTAAGGGTGTATTATATGACTCAAGTGGCTACTAATCCACCAACTTTTGTGGTGTTCGTTAATGATCCCGAATTGATGCACTTTTCGTATCGCCGATTTTTAATTAATCAATTAAGAGAAAATTTTGACTTTAGGGGTACTCCAATTAAGATAATTGCCCGTAAACGAAAATAA